DNA from Frateuria edaphi:
CGCCCGCCGGTGCCCGCGGTAGTCCATCACATAGCGCCTGAGGTTGGCCGGTTCAAGGAAGAACGCGAACGGCACCTCGAACACCTCAGCCACTTCCGCCGGAGTCGGGTAAAGCACGGCGCGTTCGGCAATGCGCGCGACCACCGGCGTGACGCAGTAGCCGCTGATCGTCTCGAAGCAGTCGAGGAAGCCCAACGGTTGCACCAGCGCGCGATCGAGCCCGATCTCTTCCTCGCTTTCGCGCAGGGCGGTGTCGATCGCATTGAGGTCGCCCGGATCCTGCCGGCCTCCGGGAAAGGCCACCTGCCCCGCGTGCGACTGCAGGTGGGCGGTGCGCACGGTGAGGACCAGTCGCGGTTGCACGCCCTCGCGCACGCCAACCAGCACGGCCGCCGGGCGCCTTGGTGTGTCGCCGAGCAGGTCGGCCATCTGTGCGTGGTTCCAGCCCGGGGCCGCGGGTGGGTCGGAAAGTGGCCGCAGGATACGAGGCAGCGCGTCGAACACGCGCTCGTCCAGGCGGTCCGGCGCGCCGTCCATCACGCCCTCGCGCGCGAAGGCAGGATCTCGCGCATGTAACGCAGGCGCTCGGCGTCGTCCATGTTGCGCCAGCGTGCGATTTCCTCGCCGCTGCGCAGGCAGCCCTCGCACCAGCCGCGCGCATCCAGTCGACAGATGCCGATGCAGGGGGTCAAAGGGGCGACGGGGACGTGGGGTTCGTGCGGCATTCGCACGATTTTAGCCGATGCGCGGGAGCCTGACTGTGCCGATGGCCGCGGCAATGTTTCGGCTTCGCCCCGGGCGTGGGCCCAACGCGCCGGAGTCGAAGGATCCGGTCGCTACTTCGCGATATCCAGCAACTCGATCTCGAACACCAGCGCCTCGTTCGGCCCGATCCGCGGCAGTTGCCCGCGTTCGCCGTAGGCTAGTTGCGGCGGGATCACCACCTTCCACCGGTCGCCCACGTGCATTCGCGGGATCACGTCCTGCCAGCCGGGAATGACCTTGTCGACCTGGAAAGTGACCGGCGCACCGTGCGCCCAGGAACTGTCGAACTCGGTGCCGTCGACCAGCATGCCGCGGTAGTTGACCGTCACGGTGCTGGTGACTCTGGGCGTTTGCGTGCCCTCGCCCGAGGCGATCACCGCGTACTGGATGCCCGAGGGCAATTGCACCACGCCCGGTCGCTTGCGGTTCTGTGCCATGAATTGCGCGCTCTTGCGCGCGTTGGCCGCCGCGATGTGCTTGAACTCGTCCACCGCGTTGGCGTGCAGTTGCTGCTCCAGGCGCTCGAGCTGCGCGTGCATGTCCTGCATCGGGACGGCCGGATGGCGCCTGGCGTAGGCGTCGGCCATGGCCTTCTGCACGGTGGCCAGGTCCACATCGGGTTCACCGCCGGCGAACTGGCTGCCGATCTGGTAGCCGATCGCGTAGGACAGCTTGTGCTTGTCCAGCTTGACCTGCGACGCCGGCGCGGCGGTGCGGTCCTGCGCATGCGCGACGCTTCCCAGCAGCAGCATGCCAAGCGCCAGCCCACCCAGTCGTGTCATGCGTTGCCTCCACCGTCGACGGTACCGACATGCTAAGCGCAATGGCGACGCCATGCAGCGCCACAGCCGGCGTTGCTTCGAACCCGCGCGGCGGCAAAGGTTCCCGCGTTACCATGGTCGTTTCCCCTCCGCCGGAGCGCTTGTCATGGCCTATCGCAATCTGGAAATCGCCAACCGCGGCGCGGTGCGCGTCATCACTGTCAACCGCCCCGACAAGCTCAACGCTCTCAACCGCGACACGCTCAACGAGCTGACCCTCGCCTTCACCCAGGCGGCGCAGGACGATGCGGTGCGCGCGGTGGTGCTGACCGGCGCAGGCGAAAAAGCCTTCGTGGCCGGCGCCGACATTGCCGAGATGAACGGCTACACGCCGGTGCAGGCGCAGTCGTTCTCGCGCACCGGGCAGCGCCTGATGAGCACGATCGAGCGGCTGGGCAAGCCGGTGATCGCGCGCATCCAGGGTTTCGCGCTGGGTGGTGGAATGGAATTGGTGATGGCCTGCCACCTGCGCGTGGCCAGCGAGAAGGCGAAGTTCGGCCAGCCGGAAATCAACCTGGGCCTGATCCCCGGCTTTGGGGGCACCCAGCGCTTGGTACGGCTGGCCGGCCGCAGCGCAGCGCTCGAGCTGTGCCTGACCGGCGCACCGATCGGTGCGCAGCGGGCCTTTGAGCTTGGCATCGTCAACCGCGTGGTGGCGCCCGACGCGCTGGACGAAACCGTCGACGCGCTGGCCGACCAGCTGGCCGCCGCCGCGCCGCTGGCCGCCGCGGGCATCCTCGATGCGATCCTGCTGGGCGGCGAGACGGCGCTGGACCAGGGCCTGGAGTTCGAGACACAGGGCTTCGCGCTGGCCTTTGCCACCGAGGACATGCGCGAAGGTACGAACGCGTTTCTTGCCAAGCGCAAGCCGGAGTTCAAGGGTCGCTGAGACCTTCTGCAGGAGCGCCTTCGGGCGCTCCTGCAACAGCGGCGTCAGTGTCCGCCGCGATACTTCTTCTCACCGGCCGTCACGGCGACATCCAGCCGGTTCTCCGGTGGCGCCAGCGGACAGGTGGCGAAGGGCGTGAACGCGCAGGGCGGGTTGTAGGCCTTGTTGAAATCCAGCTCCACCTTGCCCGGCTGCGACAGGCCGCCCTTGGGCAACGTGGCGTAGAAGAAGCGCGCGGCGCCGTAGGTTTCCTTCCCGGACGTGCGGTCGGCGATCACGAAGAACAGCTCACCGCCCGGTTCTTCCTGGTAGGGCATCAGTTCGAAGGTCTGGCCGCTGCGCTGGAACACCGCCTTGCCGGGAACGTCGACCGCCTCGATGGTGCCGATCACCGAACCGATCTCCAGCTTGTGGCCGGGTGCGAACGGCACCCAGTCGGCCTCGATGCGCCAGGATGGATCGATCGGGAAATAGTCGATGCCCGCGAAGTGCGCGCGGGTGGGAGCCTCGGGATCCTTCACGCGTAGCGCCTTGCGTCCGTCGCGATCGATCACGTAGAAGCTCGCGCTGCCGAAGCGCACGAGGGTCGGACCAGCCGCGCCGGCGTGCATGTCGTCGACCAGCGTCGCCTCGGAGACGTTCTTGCCGTCGATGGTGGCTCCCGCGTCCTTGTCGAGCGCGATGCGCTGGCTGCCGTCCGCCGCGAGCGTGATCGTGCCCAGGTGGGCGGGACCGGCCGAAAGGACGATGTCGTTGTCGGCGCCGCTGCCGATGCGGTTGGCACCCTCGTGCAACCACTCGAGTCCGATCAGGCTCAGCCAGCCATCCGGCGCGGTCAGCCGCGCCACGCGGTCGGCGCGCCACTGTTCGACCTGGCGGGAATACGGATCGGTATCGGCGGCGTGCACGGCAACGGCTCCCAGGGTAATGGCGGCGAGGAACAGGCTGGCGCGAAGCATGGGGCTCTCCAGCGTGGGGTGGCGTTCGAGTATAGACGAGCTCGTATGCGTGCCCTGTGGATCGCGCCTGTGCGTTCCTACAGGATCAGCGACCGCGCAGGAACAGCCGATCAAGTTCGCCCAGCGACAGCTGCACCCACGTCGGCCGCCCGTGGTTGCACTGGCCGGAGCGCTCGGTCGCCTCCATCTCGCGCAGCAAGGCATTCATCTCCGGCAACGTCAGCCGCCGCCCCGCGCGCACCGAACCGTGGCAGGCCATCGTCGAGAGCAGTTCGTTCTCCAGCTCCTGCAGGCGACGCGAACTGCCGTGCTGGGCCAGCTCGGCCAGCACGTCGGTGGTGAGCTGGCCGACGTCGGCGCCCTCGAGCAGCGCGGGGATGCGGCGCACCACCACGGTCGACGGCCCGCTGCGCGAGAGCTCCAGGCCCCAGTCGGCCAGCGCTTCGGCGTGTTCCTCGGCGGCCGCGGCTTCCTTTGCGCTCACCGACAGGTTCAGCGGCACCAGCAGCATCTGCGAGCGCAGGTTGCTGCAGGCGCGACCGTTCTTGAGCTTTTCGTAAGTGATGCGCTCGTGCGCCGCATGCATGTCCACCAGCACCAGGCCGTGCGCATTCTCGGCGAGGATATAGATGCTCTTTAGCTGGGCGATGGCGAAGCCCAGCGGCGGCGCCTCGCGCTCGTCGGCCTCGGGCATCGACGCCGCCACGGCAGCGTCCACCCGCGCCGAAGACCCGCCCAGCAGCGTGGCGTACTCGGCCAGCGGCTCGTCACGCAGGCCGAGGTTGAGCCGGCTTTGCGCGAACTGCGACGGACGTCCAGCCGCCTGGCCACCGTAGGCATACGACGGTGTCGACGCCGTCTCCGGTTCGGGCGATGACGGCTGCGCTGCCAGCCCTGCCCGCGTTTGGGCCAGTGCCTCGTGCAGGCTGCGGAACAGAAAATCGTGCACCAGCCGCTGCTCGCGGAAACGCACCTCGTGCTTGGCCGGATGCACGTTGACGTCGACGCCGGCCGGATCGAGTTCCAGGTACAGCACGAAAGCCGGATGGCGACCGTGGAACAGCACGTCCGCATAGGCCTGGCGCACCGCGTGGGCGACCACGCGGTCGCGCACGAGCCGCCCGTTGACATAGAAGTACTGGCCATCGGCCTGCGCGCGCGAGGCGGTCGGCAGTCCGACCCAGCCCGAAAGCTGCATGCCGGCCGCGGCGTGGTCGATGTGCAGGCTCTGTGCCGGGAAACCCTCGCCGAGCACCTCGGCCACGCGCGCCAGCGCGGCCGACTGGTCCTGGCAGGCCCTGAACAGGCGCAGCGGCTTGCCGTTGTTGCTCAGGCGGAACTCCACCGATCGGCGGGCGAGCGAGAGGGACTTGAGCAGGTCGTCGATGTGCGCCAGTTCCGTGCGCTCGGCGCGCAGGAACTTCCGCCGCGCCGGCACGTTGAAGAACAAGTCCCGCACCTCGACGCTCGTGCCCACCGGATGCTGCGCCGGGCGCACCGGCTGCATGCGCCCACCGTCGACCTCCAGCCGGAACGCGCTGTCGGCATCGCGCAGGCGCGACGTCAGCGCAAAGCGTGCCACCGAGGCCACCGAGGCCAGCGCCTCGCCGCGGAAGCCCATGCTGGCGACATGCTCGAGGTCGTCGAAGCTGCCGATCTTGCTGGTGGCATGGGAAGCCACCGCCAAGGGCAGGTCGTCCGGCCCGATGCCGCCGCCGTCGTCGCGCACGCGGATCAGCCGCGCCCCGCCCTGCTCGATGTCTACTTCGATGCGGCTGGCGCCGGCATCGAGGCTGTTCTCGACCAGTTCCTTGACCACCGAGGATGGCCGCTCGATCACCTCGCCGGCGGCGATCTGGTTGATGAGGTCGGGCGGAAGCTGGCGGATAACGGGCATCGCGCAAGCTTAAAGGGTGGCGGTGGCATTGCCCATGCCAGGACGCCCTTCTGGAAGCAAAGAAAAAGCGGAGCTGATCAGCCGGCCGGAATGGCCAGCACCGCGCCTGTCTGCACCGTATCGCTGCTCATGCGATTGGCACTCTTGAGCGCATTCACGCTGACGCCGTACTGGCGCGCGATGCTGCCCAGGCTCTCCCCCCGCGAGACCCGGTGCAGGTCGCGCACGTTGGCGTCGGCGCGCGTGTCCGCCACCGCCACAGCGGGCTTGGCGGCGGAAGCCAGGGTGCCGTTGCGGCGCATGGCCTGCGCGGCGAACCAGGTGCCCTGCGGCGGGGTCGCCTCGAAGTAGTTGCGCACGCCGCCCATCACCGCCTCGGCCAGCTGGCGCTGATGCGCCGGATCGCGCAGCTTGCGCTCCTCGGCCGGATTGCTGATGAAGGCGGTCTCGACCAGGATCGATGGAACGTCCGGCGAGCGCAGCACCACGAAGTTGGCATGCTCGACGTGGCCACGATGGGTCGGCCCCAGGTTGGCCAGCGCCTTGAGCACGTTGCCGGCGATCGACTCGCTGGCCTGGATGGCGTAGCCCTGCTGCAGGTCCAGCAGTACCGCGGCCAGGCTGTCGTCCTTGTCGTCCAGCGAGACGCCGCCGATCAGGTCGGCGCGGTTCTCGCGGTCGGCCAGCCAGCGCGCGGCCTCGGACGTCTTGCCGCGCGGCGACAGCACCCACACCGACGAGCCCTTGGCGTCGCTGCTGGTGAAGGCATCGGCGTGGACCGAGACGAACATGTCCGCGTTCTGCTCGCGGGCGATCTGGTAGCGGCGCTTGAGCGGGATGAAATAGTCGCCGTCACGGGTCAGTACGGCCTTCATGCCGGGTTGGCGGTTGATCTCGGCGGCCAGGGCGCGCGCCACCGCCAGGGTGACGTCCTTCTCCTGCGTGCCGCTGGGTCCGTGCGAGCCGGGATCCTTGCCGCCGTGGCCGGCGTCGATCGCGACGATCACCTTGCGCTCGCCGCCGAGCAACGCGGCAGCCTGCCTGGCGCCCTTGCCCTCGCTGGAGGTCGGCTTGACGCTGGCCAGCACGCGCGGCGCACGGTCGTCCGCCGTATCCGCGATGGCCCCGTCCTCGCCAGGATAGAGGTCCAGCACCAGGCGGTAGCCATGCTCGCCGGCAGGCTTGAGCAGGAAGCTCTTCGGCCGGGATCCCCCGGCGGCATGGGCCACCAGATGCAACTCGCCACCCGAAGCGCGACTGTCCAGGCCCTTGTACAGGCCCTGCGCCACCGGCGCGTCGAAACCGCGCGCCAGGCCACCGCCGGGCAGCTCCAGCTCGACTGTGTTCCCGTCGCGGCGCAGCTTGTAATCCACCGGGCCGGACAGATCGAACACGATGCGGGTGTAATCCGGGCCCGCCCAGACGCGGGCGCCCTGCACATCGGCCGCCTGCGCCGGGCGCAACGGAAGCGCGGCGGCGAGAGCCACCAGAGCGAGACTTCCCAGGCGCGCAAACGTACGTGTCATGGCGTCGCATTGAAACGCAGCAAAAATGCGATTGCAAGGGTTTTTCCCTTGGATATCCATAACCTGCATCGCATTTGTCATGGCAACCCAAGGTATGGCCGCCAAGCCGCGCTTTCCCGGAGCAAAACCACCTAAAGCACTTTTTTCTTACGGAACCGTAACTTAGGACTCCCCCAAACGTCCCAGCAGGGCCCTGCCCCGGTCGCTGTGCGGGACCGCTTTGGCACACCGCCCGGGGTCCGCATGATCCAGCTCCAGGACGAGGTCCGGGGCGGGCAAGGCACCGGTGCCCCGCTCGGGCCACTCGACCAGCACCAGCGCGGCCGGATCGCCCAGGGCGTCCAGGCCCAGCCATTCCAGCTCGCCCGGATCGGCGATGCGGTAGAGGTCCAGATGCCAGGCGGTGAGCGCGCCCGCGCGATAAGACTCGACCAGGCTGTAGGTCGGGCTCTTGACCCGCTCACCCACGCCCAGCGCGGTGAGCAACGCACGGGCGAAGCTGGTCTTCCCGGCGCCCAGGTCGCCGTGCAGGTAGAACACCAGGCCGCCGTCGATCGCCGCGGCGAAGCGTTGTGCCAGCGCGGAGGTGGCGGTTTCGTCGGGGAGGGTCCAGTAGCTCATGCATCCAGTCCGTTCAGCAGGCGACGCAGCGGGAACAGCAGGTCGCTGGCGACAAGGCCTCGCTCGCCCGCGCGTGCCGCGTGGTCGCCGGCGCGCGCGTGCAGCCCTACGCCGAGGCGGGCCGCATTCCAGGCGGTACAACCCTGCGCCAGCAAGGCGGCGATGAGGCCGG
Protein-coding regions in this window:
- a CDS encoding FKBP-type peptidyl-prolyl cis-trans isomerase; translated protein: MTRLGGLALGMLLLGSVAHAQDRTAAPASQVKLDKHKLSYAIGYQIGSQFAGGEPDVDLATVQKAMADAYARRHPAVPMQDMHAQLERLEQQLHANAVDEFKHIAAANARKSAQFMAQNRKRPGVVQLPSGIQYAVIASGEGTQTPRVTSTVTVNYRGMLVDGTEFDSSWAHGAPVTFQVDKVIPGWQDVIPRMHVGDRWKVVIPPQLAYGERGQLPRIGPNEALVFEIELLDIAK
- a CDS encoding enoyl-CoA hydratase/isomerase family protein, with product MAYRNLEIANRGAVRVITVNRPDKLNALNRDTLNELTLAFTQAAQDDAVRAVVLTGAGEKAFVAGADIAEMNGYTPVQAQSFSRTGQRLMSTIERLGKPVIARIQGFALGGGMELVMACHLRVASEKAKFGQPEINLGLIPGFGGTQRLVRLAGRSAALELCLTGAPIGAQRAFELGIVNRVVAPDALDETVDALADQLAAAAPLAAAGILDAILLGGETALDQGLEFETQGFALAFATEDMREGTNAFLAKRKPEFKGR
- a CDS encoding DUF1684 domain-containing protein codes for the protein MLRASLFLAAITLGAVAVHAADTDPYSRQVEQWRADRVARLTAPDGWLSLIGLEWLHEGANRIGSGADNDIVLSAGPAHLGTITLAADGSQRIALDKDAGATIDGKNVSEATLVDDMHAGAAGPTLVRFGSASFYVIDRDGRKALRVKDPEAPTRAHFAGIDYFPIDPSWRIEADWVPFAPGHKLEIGSVIGTIEAVDVPGKAVFQRSGQTFELMPYQEEPGGELFFVIADRTSGKETYGAARFFYATLPKGGLSQPGKVELDFNKAYNPPCAFTPFATCPLAPPENRLDVAVTAGEKKYRGGH
- the mutL gene encoding DNA mismatch repair endonuclease MutL, with protein sequence MPVIRQLPPDLINQIAAGEVIERPSSVVKELVENSLDAGASRIEVDIEQGGARLIRVRDDGGGIGPDDLPLAVASHATSKIGSFDDLEHVASMGFRGEALASVASVARFALTSRLRDADSAFRLEVDGGRMQPVRPAQHPVGTSVEVRDLFFNVPARRKFLRAERTELAHIDDLLKSLSLARRSVEFRLSNNGKPLRLFRACQDQSAALARVAEVLGEGFPAQSLHIDHAAAGMQLSGWVGLPTASRAQADGQYFYVNGRLVRDRVVAHAVRQAYADVLFHGRHPAFVLYLELDPAGVDVNVHPAKHEVRFREQRLVHDFLFRSLHEALAQTRAGLAAQPSSPEPETASTPSYAYGGQAAGRPSQFAQSRLNLGLRDEPLAEYATLLGGSSARVDAAVAASMPEADEREAPPLGFAIAQLKSIYILAENAHGLVLVDMHAAHERITYEKLKNGRACSNLRSQMLLVPLNLSVSAKEAAAAEEHAEALADWGLELSRSGPSTVVVRRIPALLEGADVGQLTTDVLAELAQHGSSRRLQELENELLSTMACHGSVRAGRRLTLPEMNALLREMEATERSGQCNHGRPTWVQLSLGELDRLFLRGR
- a CDS encoding N-acetylmuramoyl-L-alanine amidase, with product MTRTFARLGSLALVALAAALPLRPAQAADVQGARVWAGPDYTRIVFDLSGPVDYKLRRDGNTVELELPGGGLARGFDAPVAQGLYKGLDSRASGGELHLVAHAAGGSRPKSFLLKPAGEHGYRLVLDLYPGEDGAIADTADDRAPRVLASVKPTSSEGKGARQAAALLGGERKVIVAIDAGHGGKDPGSHGPSGTQEKDVTLAVARALAAEINRQPGMKAVLTRDGDYFIPLKRRYQIAREQNADMFVSVHADAFTSSDAKGSSVWVLSPRGKTSEAARWLADRENRADLIGGVSLDDKDDSLAAVLLDLQQGYAIQASESIAGNVLKALANLGPTHRGHVEHANFVVLRSPDVPSILVETAFISNPAEERKLRDPAHQRQLAEAVMGGVRNYFEATPPQGTWFAAQAMRRNGTLASAAKPAVAVADTRADANVRDLHRVSRGESLGSIARQYGVSVNALKSANRMSSDTVQTGAVLAIPAG
- the tsaE gene encoding tRNA (adenosine(37)-N6)-threonylcarbamoyltransferase complex ATPase subunit type 1 TsaE — its product is MSYWTLPDETATSALAQRFAAAIDGGLVFYLHGDLGAGKTSFARALLTALGVGERVKSPTYSLVESYRAGALTAWHLDLYRIADPGELEWLGLDALGDPAALVLVEWPERGTGALPAPDLVLELDHADPGRCAKAVPHSDRGRALLGRLGES